The genomic region TTATTGTCTAAATCAGAAACTGTCATCAGAGACACTTCTAGTGTTTTCTCCCATAAAGGATTTACAGAAGATATAAACAGTCAATCATATCAAAAAGCGACTATAGACAGCCTAGTGGGTCCATGAAAATATAGGCTGCATGACGAAAGAGTTATATAAAAACAAACTATATTTTGCCCTCGTAACCATTTTGACAGGGATGATCCTATTGGCCATAGGCATTGATGGGCCGATCAGCATGTTAAAAGGTTTTTTACAAATCCAAATACATCCATCAAGATTGATCAATGATTATTTTATTGTGGGTGGAATAGGAGGGGCATTATTTAATGCCTCATTAGTAGGGATAATCGGTTTATTTATAATAAGCATTACAGGAATATCCCTATCGGGACCCACTTTTGCAGCTGTGTTAACCATGACAGGTTTCGGATTATTTGGGAAAACCTCTCTGAATGTTATTCCTATCATATTAGGTGTATTTCTCGCAGCAAAGATCGTCAACAAAAGCTATAAAGAATATCTACTCATTGCGCTCTTCGGAACAGCCCTAGGTCCTCTGGTCAACACTCTTATATGGGAAACGGGACTATCTTTAATCTATTCATTGCCATTAGGCTTAATAGTAGGTATTTGTACAGGATTGCTATTACCAGCTATAGCGTTTGCTATGCTCCACCTGCATCAGGGATATAATCTATATAATATGGGATTGTCCTGCGGTTTTTTAGGACTATTCGCTTTTTCTATGTTGAAAGGATTTGGTACGGATTATAACGCGACGCTCCTATGGTCGAATAAAACCTCTCTGCCCATGGTTTTATTA from Spirochaeta cellobiosiphila DSM 17781 harbors:
- a CDS encoding DUF1576 domain-containing protein; amino-acid sequence: MTKELYKNKLYFALVTILTGMILLAIGIDGPISMLKGFLQIQIHPSRLINDYFIVGGIGGALFNASLVGIIGLFIISITGISLSGPTFAAVLTMTGFGLFGKTSLNVIPIILGVFLAAKIVNKSYKEYLLIALFGTALGPLVNTLIWETGLSLIYSLPLGLIVGICTGLLLPAIAFAMLHLHQGYNLYNMGLSCGFLGLFAFSMLKGFGTDYNATLLWSNKTSLPMVLLIPLLSLFLILLGLLPFKKKTVKDFFYIQTLSGRLPSDFTDLASPESTLVNSGIIGLLFSLYIWIIGGDFNGPVIGGLFTIIGFAAFGTHIKNSWPVILGVIIATLVSGQSLTSPGPLLALIFSTTLSPLAGEFGVKAGVIAGFIHMLLVSQTTHWYGGINLYNNGFAGGLTATFLIAVIQWYKSNKEEI